The sequence below is a genomic window from Nicotiana tomentosiformis chromosome 6, ASM39032v3, whole genome shotgun sequence.
atacttatacttgttcaatttattagaccagtgggtgtcttgactagtcctcgtcactacttcaccgagtttagtcttgatacttactgggcaccgctgtggtgtgctcatgctactcttctgcacattcttttgtgctgatccaggtacttgttcgttagctagctgtgtggactgttgttgtggagactcaaggtaaacctgctgctgcaattgcaggcttcagagtcaccttcaacttttcgttttgcactgtttattcttatttctggacaattgtatttagaagttttctagcaaacactctgtagagcttatgacttgtactaccggttttggatattttaagtgcttctatttaaataatgttgtgttaattattgttaggcttacctagtccctaagactaggtgccattacgatacctagacggaggaaaaattgggtcgtgacaagtctcgggggactcgggtgagtttcaagtgcttaacggatcaaaagttggatttgtgttgctgctgaagtcttcaggcatctgtcattttcgcacctgcggtggggagaccgcaggtgcatgatcgcacgtgcggagaggcaagcgcagaagcggatttgggagGTGTGgtcaagggtcgcaggtgcgaagggaaatgccgcatctgcgatgcccgcagatgcgctaaaggacacgcaggcgcggaggagatcgcagaagcggacaatagtcTGCAGGCGCGCACTTGCAGGTGTGGCCCTTTTTTGTAGAAGCAGACCTAGCCCTCTTAAGTCGTTTCCACACCTGCAAAGGAAATTCCATAGGTgcagcgtcgcaggtgcgacccaaggtccgcagatgcggaataactggggaaaaaggggcagattcgagggtttgaagttcacttaaaaaatttgattgagagctcggtagaaggaggaatttggagagagtttcggaggaagtttttaggtaatgattcttaactcccttatggttatatttcactaatctatGCTCAAATGcatcgtttaaattcggatttggggtgaaaatttgagaaacattcttaggccgaattttggggttttgatcgagattttggtatcggattttagtaaatttgatatggttagactcgtgagtaaatgagctttcgtattttatgactttgacCCGATTCtgagaagtgggccccacgggcgattttgagttaatttcggaaatttccttaaaatgttgatttcgtcaattagatgagtctattattgttgtaattatgatatgtaattgcttttggctagatttgggccatccagagccggatattcgtggaaagggaattcttacggattgattgagcttgattcgaggaaagtatcttgcctaaccttgtgtgggggaactaccccttaggatttgagttatctatgttgattgtagtctatgtacgtgaggtgacagtGCGTGCTCGgatttatttgtggaaagttggccttttagggttcttatgtccttatattcaccgtgtatgatgtttttcttgatacgcttgaattcctatttgctagtaTCACCTCTACATGCTTGAATAGAGATAATTGTTTTAtgattcactcttactgtctatttgatCCTTATTCGACTTAACTAAAGATTTTACttcttctatcgtcgtgctatatttttcgTAACTGGTTATCTTTAATTGAAACCATTATTTTATCATTCTATAAATGTTTAgccttaattggagttatgattatcttccgctgcttatccttacttgaattgttgaatattcctcgtaattgctcaaccttaaaAGGattttagataacctatatcttagttgacttgccattatttggaactatttgactcgtgttagcttcttattgttgacttgaatattgtggaatcgttgctacattttttgttttcccttgttaagttgttctccttgtgcctagcattcttcaCTGTAGTTATTCcgtgtgaatgagttctaccgttcttttgatttaaattcttgagttgatttgctcgtcgtacTTTGCATTTCTATCATTGTTGTTTTTGTATTCGTTGTgatgatgtacgaggtttctgtcgtgttatacttgttatctctgttgtttgcgctgcttatttaaattgggactacggacgtattccgggagatccacctgcactgcatatttactttgggactacggacatattccgggagatccacgagatcccccagcactgcatatttaaattgggactacggacggaTTCCGGGAGATCCACGTGTCTTGCCTATTTATTtttggactacggacgtattccgggagatcccccagcactgcaaatttattttgggactacggacgtattctaggagatccccccctcccccgtactgcataattaattcgggactacgggacggtatcccggtagatccccctgtggttatatctgtgttcgatgcttctaatcttccatgcttaggtgtcacagggtgatttatactcgaaggatatttatttgaaaggggttatacttgaaaagtatttatcttgaaagaactgtGTTTGAGGGCTAATGATTTGAAAGGTTTagatttgaaaggtttttattttgaaagaactaggtttgaaagatatttatttgaaagaagtatatttcaaaaaaataatattttcttattggaaaggatcatattctaaagacctcaatttaaaaacttacgggtgaaagtttatacttgaaggatttgactaatttattggggtttgttggctgagacttgatgtgaaaactattgcagttgctgagttactacttgcctttactgtattgtgattttcggttatgggttgtgtttccgttcattcttctgtgtcttattctggtgttccgctgttacttgctgtttttccttccttattgcagttgttaTGTCGTTAGCCACATCGCGGGgcccttagatagatgtcatgttctatcatccctatacttatacttgttcagtttattagaccagtgggtgtcttgactagtcctcgtcactacttcaccgaggttagtcttgatacttactgggcaccgctgtggtgtgctcatgctactcttctgcacattcttttgtgctgatccaggtacttgttcgttagctagctgtgtggactattGCTGGGGAgatcaaggtaaacctgctgctgcaattgcaggcttcggagtcaccttcaacttttcattttgcactgtttattcttatttctggacagttgtatttagaagttttctagcaaacactctgtagagcttatgacttgtactaccggttttgggaattttaagagattctatttaaataatgttgttttaattattgttaagcttacctagtccctaagactaggtgccatcacgatatccagacggagggaaaattgggttgtgacaagttggtatcagagctctaggttcataggtgctacgagtcataagcgagtttagtagagtcttgcggatcggtacggagacttctgtacttatcttcgagaggctatggaactattaggacaatttcacttcattcctatcgtgcgagttcattgatcttgaAGTTTTAAATTtaccattccattctctcacaaacGGTGAGGACACGGGTTGCGGTTCCTGAtgatgttacccccggactttaggagactttagcatagttcttgagcatgtttggtatattggctcaggcggggttatTTTCggttgcaccagttacttcacagaccgggggaggagcccagactcctgccgcccacaTTCCAGAGcaacgagttcatgttggtcaggttccaggtgtcatggtgaCACAGGCTGTAGTTCTAGTTTAGCTTATGGTCAGAGCAGCAGCATCCGAGGAAGGGCAACTTAGATTTGCAAGGTTCAAGAGATATAACCCTCCTACCttcagcggtttggcttcagatggtgcacaaggttttctagaggagtgccataGCATCCTCCGCACTATGGATATTgttgagacgagtggggttgcttttactatgttccagcttaagggagcaactcatcagtggtggcgggcatataagTTGGGTAGCCCGGTCGatgcaacttcacttacatgggttcagttttcagagatgtttttgagaAAGTTTGTACCCCAGTCCCTttgggatgcatggcgcacggaGTGGGAGCAGTTGCGTCTGGGCACTATGTCAGTATTAGGGTATGCCgtcagattcagtgatttggccagacatgcacctgccttggtctCTTCAGCTAGAGGGCGAGTccatagattcattgaggggctcaggcatgatattcaattcagcatggctcgagagttggagtcaTATGTTTCGttttagcaggtggtagggatcgctcgccggtTAGAAGGCATGTGATATCGGGAGTAAGAGAACATatgagatcaggagagagagtacATGGAGGCGAGGatgcctcgtagaccggagaggtCTGCTAGTCCTTATTTTAGAAGCAGAGTACGACATGGTAGAAGTTTGGCAGGTTAACCAGTTCAGTTACACTTCCGATTTCGCGCAGTGTTTTCGGTGATCATGgatctcagagtacccgtactacacagttcccacagccacatcagcagagaggttgcttcgactgtggagataccagccacagggtgagaaaTTGTCCTAGACTCACGACAAgtgtgtcacagcggagtattcaggtgagtagagggcgcccaagaggggaaggcccagcccgttgatgtgtttcatatagtaggcttaaGGCCACTGCgctagatgatgtcatacaggtagGATTTTGATTTGTTACAAAGGGGCactattcgtattttgattcggttctgcttatcggggcgagttcccctatttgttgtcccacctatgggtgagttcatgacttagtattatgtttaggtgtttaaCCCTgctgggagactctatgagtggtagcccatgtctatcatttgtttaTATTCATTATCGAAAGtttcgagactagaagtgaattcatgttgtccattatggcaggtttgatgtgattcctgagtaaattggttacgatttgtgaatTGATACTCTACTGGGGTGAGGGTTTAGTAAGTTATGTGATTTTATTGGAATAATTGAATTAGTGAAAGATTTTCATTGGTATTATGTGTATttgacttgtgattcagagttgagggtgagaccctcgcgattccatgtgatttgatatgtttgaaccgggctgagtaccgtggtggaagttatatcaggatgggaCCCTTGTGATTGTTCATATGCTTTAATTCTTTCCTTGTTATATTGTTTTGTAGGTTAGTAttgatagagagttgtgcctaTCGGGCTTGTTTGGTAGTttccttatgtgtttctcttttcatattcagtcaATGTCGTTCGGtacttcttgagttttagcttgcggggtgtgtgcccggtagtgttagttgtgacttgttgattcgggtgtatagttaagaggtcttcgtgtttcttgcatcgttgtcagtgttgtggaggtttgaacagggttctaatggatatgaggctaattgccggtgatggttttgattacgggcaactATTGTGATAAGAAatattattatgggcctatgtctGGTGTGTCTTATTGtggtggtcgtaccttgtgggtgtaggcatgagttgttacagctggttgagactgatatcggttatggatttagaatcgggtcttttgaagacaaatggaagttgagaattttgactctaaggttTATCGGTattgatagaaaggataaattacagttgggatgcTGTCgttaggcttatatggattggggtgatgtggggtcacccacgagtgtatgttggatatgtacttttagtgatttcaagacttcgaggcgatgcttagcacgttcgaggacgaacgtttgtttaagaggggaaggatgtaacgacccggccgttcattttgagaatttaagtcccatccggtggcataaggccctgaccATCTTCGTATTAtgttccttgacttgcgtgcgtggttgaattcaattatcgggtgattcgaagggaattgggacacttagtccataaATTAGAGCTTAAGTCCTAGAATTTGGatcatagtcggaactgtgtgaagacggatccggaatggaattccattga
It includes:
- the LOC138893888 gene encoding uncharacterized protein, with the translated sequence MVRAAASEEGQLRFARFKRYNPPTFSGLASDGAQGFLEECHSILRTMDIVETSGVAFTMFQLKGATHQWWRAYKLGSPVDATSLTWVQFSEMFLRKFVPQSLWDAWRTEWEQLRLGTMSVLGYAVRFSDLARHAPALVSSARGRVHRFIEGLRHDIQFSMARELESYVSF